A window of Actinomadura rubteroloni contains these coding sequences:
- the dnaJ gene encoding molecular chaperone DnaJ, with protein sequence MANDYYATLGVRRDASPDEIKKAYRRLARELHPDVNPDPETQEKFKEVTQAYEVLSDPQKREMFDMGADPYARGGGAGPGGFGGAGFPFSDIMDAFFGSATQRGPRSRARRGRNATLRVELELSEAAFGTTLELNLDTAVACGTCRGEGAAPGTHPETCSTCQGRGEVQQVQRSFLGQVMTARPCPACGGFGSVIRHPCPECSGDGRVRTRRPVKVKIPAGVENGMHIQLAGEGEVGPGGGPPGDLFLEIVEKPHPIFNREGDDLHCTVEIPMTAAALGTSVTLETLDGAEEIDIRPGTQSGQVITLAGRGVRHLDENGRGDLKLHVTVETPNRLDDEQEALLRRLSELRGEERPPGKFSPAQRGVFSRLKDVFNQH encoded by the coding sequence GTGGCCAACGACTACTACGCGACCCTCGGCGTCCGGCGGGACGCCAGTCCGGACGAGATCAAGAAGGCCTATCGCCGGCTCGCCCGGGAACTCCACCCGGACGTCAACCCGGACCCGGAGACCCAGGAGAAGTTCAAAGAGGTCACGCAGGCCTACGAGGTGCTCTCCGACCCGCAGAAGCGGGAGATGTTCGACATGGGCGCCGACCCGTACGCGCGGGGCGGCGGCGCGGGCCCCGGCGGGTTCGGCGGCGCCGGGTTCCCGTTCAGCGACATCATGGACGCCTTCTTCGGCTCCGCCACCCAGCGCGGCCCGCGCAGCCGCGCCCGGCGCGGCCGGAACGCCACGCTGCGCGTCGAGCTGGAGCTCTCCGAGGCCGCGTTCGGCACCACGCTGGAGCTGAACCTCGACACGGCCGTCGCCTGCGGCACCTGCCGGGGCGAGGGCGCCGCGCCCGGCACCCACCCCGAGACCTGCTCGACCTGCCAGGGACGCGGCGAGGTGCAGCAGGTGCAGCGCTCGTTCCTCGGCCAGGTCATGACGGCCCGTCCGTGCCCGGCGTGCGGCGGTTTCGGCAGCGTCATCCGGCACCCGTGCCCCGAGTGCTCGGGCGACGGACGGGTCCGCACGCGCCGTCCGGTCAAGGTCAAGATCCCGGCGGGCGTCGAGAACGGCATGCACATCCAGCTCGCCGGGGAGGGCGAGGTCGGCCCCGGCGGCGGCCCGCCCGGCGACCTGTTCCTGGAGATCGTCGAGAAGCCGCACCCGATCTTCAACCGGGAGGGCGACGACCTGCACTGCACGGTCGAGATCCCGATGACGGCGGCGGCGCTCGGCACGTCCGTCACGCTGGAGACCCTGGACGGCGCCGAGGAGATCGACATCCGGCCGGGCACCCAGTCCGGGCAGGTCATCACGCTGGCGGGGCGCGGCGTCCGGCACCTGGACGAGAACGGCCGCGGCGACCTCAAGCTCCACGTGACGGTCGAGACGCCGAACCGGCTGGACGACGAGCAGGAGGCCCTGCTGCGGCGCCTGTCCGAACTGCGCGGCGAGGAGCGGCCCCCGGGCAAGTTCTCGCCCGCCCAGCGCGGCGTCTTCTCCCGCCTCAAGGACGTCTTCAACCAGCACTGA